The following coding sequences lie in one Synechococcus sp. PCC 7336 genomic window:
- a CDS encoding IS110 family transposase: MSETVLGIDVSKAKLQVCLLTPDSKVYSHSFDNTISGHQTLLDWLEQADAGKVHACLESTGNYGKAIAHTLWERDHRISIVNPNRIKGFGASLMQRTKTDAMDALTIARFCATLKPELWAPPTAEIEQLQELMRRLSAVEAMQQQESNRLVQSVTLWSSNLSSAISTIWRPKSSI, from the coding sequence ATGTCTGAGACTGTACTTGGAATCGATGTTAGCAAAGCGAAGTTGCAGGTTTGCTTGCTCACACCGGATAGCAAGGTTTATTCCCATAGCTTTGACAACACTATTTCCGGTCACCAGACTTTGCTTGACTGGCTGGAGCAAGCAGATGCTGGTAAAGTACATGCTTGTCTGGAATCCACAGGGAATTATGGCAAAGCGATCGCCCACACTTTGTGGGAACGCGACCATCGGATCAGTATCGTTAACCCCAATCGCATCAAGGGTTTTGGAGCGAGCCTCATGCAGCGCACCAAAACCGATGCGATGGATGCTCTGACCATTGCCCGCTTTTGCGCCACTCTCAAGCCAGAGTTGTGGGCTCCCCCAACTGCTGAAATCGAACAGTTGCAGGAATTGATGCGGCGACTGAGTGCTGTAGAGGCCATGCAACAGCAGGAGAGCAACCGACTGGTGCAGTCGGTAACGTTGTGGTCCAGCAATCTATCCAGCGCAATATCGACCATTTGGAGGCCGAAATCGAGCATCTGA
- a CDS encoding transposase: MVVRILDRLHKILNCLRQSGTSVHKRPCLSRVGNARLRKALYMPAICASRYNPVLREFYQRLLERGKSKMAAVGAVMRKLLHIVYGALKHNRPFDPNYSAHSQCS, translated from the coding sequence TTGGTTGTTCGGATTCTAGACCGCTTACACAAAATTCTGAACTGTCTCCGGCAGTCGGGGACTTCGGTGCACAAGCGACCCTGTCTGTCGCGCGTCGGCAATGCTCGCTTACGCAAGGCATTGTACATGCCAGCCATATGCGCCAGTCGCTATAACCCTGTATTGCGAGAGTTCTACCAACGCTTACTAGAGCGGGGCAAGAGCAAGATGGCTGCAGTGGGAGCGGTCATGCGCAAGCTCTTACATATCGTTTATGGCGCGCTCAAGCACAACCGTCCGTTTGACCCAAACTACTCGGCTCATTCTCAATGCAGTTAG
- a CDS encoding SDR family NAD(P)-dependent oxidoreductase, with protein sequence MESSLSQKVIVLTGASRGIGRAVAIGLSKDEAKLVLIARSEAALQETIALCHGEHDYIVGDVRSESNVKELFDLVKSKHDRLDMLINNAGVHPNQEFLKMEHDDWLNTIGINLFGVALCTRHALMQHIIPQERGKIVNIVSRQAMAPVKGSSAYSVSKMGVSILTKALAVELEPHHYSNISICDFIPGPTKTSMCPGGQPPENVYPMLRNILAMPASRTHGKIFLRDKLYNYCDSSSSTETWKDGILKILNFIRGR encoded by the coding sequence ATGGAATCATCTTTGAGTCAAAAAGTCATCGTTTTGACCGGTGCAAGTCGTGGCATCGGTAGAGCAGTAGCGATTGGTTTGAGCAAAGACGAGGCAAAACTAGTATTAATTGCACGCTCTGAAGCCGCTCTTCAGGAAACCATTGCGCTTTGTCATGGAGAACATGACTATATCGTGGGTGATGTCCGATCGGAATCTAATGTGAAGGAACTATTCGATTTGGTGAAATCAAAACATGACAGACTCGACATGCTAATCAACAATGCTGGAGTCCATCCAAATCAGGAATTCTTAAAGATGGAGCACGATGATTGGCTCAACACGATTGGGATTAATTTATTTGGGGTAGCGCTATGTACTCGTCATGCATTAATGCAGCATATAATCCCTCAAGAGCGCGGCAAAATAGTCAATATTGTTTCTCGACAGGCGATGGCCCCTGTTAAGGGAAGTTCCGCTTACTCTGTCTCGAAAATGGGAGTCAGCATTCTCACTAAAGCCCTAGCCGTCGAATTAGAACCTCATCACTACAGCAATATTTCTATATGCGATTTTATCCCTGGGCCAACGAAGACAAGTATGTGTCCTGGAGGCCAACCTCCCGAGAATGTCTATCCAATGCTGAGAAATATTTTAGCGATGCCAGCATCGAGAACCCATGGGAAAATATTTCTGAGAGATAAACTATACAATTATTGCGATTCTTCAAGCAGCACCGAGACTTGGAAAGATGGCATCCTGAAAATCCTCAACTTTATTCGTGGAAGATAG
- a CDS encoding type II toxin-antitoxin system PemK/MazF family toxin, giving the protein MVVKRFEVYLVNLDPTVGSEIRKTRPCLAISPNEANRHLRTAIVAPMTTGGKTYPTRIPCQFNGKNGFIVLDQIRTVDRSRLIRCQGSISLAEQEAVLAKLAELFAD; this is encoded by the coding sequence ATGGTAGTCAAACGATTTGAGGTGTATCTAGTCAATCTCGACCCCACTGTTGGCAGCGAAATTCGGAAAACGCGCCCCTGTCTGGCCATCTCTCCCAATGAGGCCAATCGCCACCTTCGAACGGCAATTGTAGCTCCCATGACCACTGGCGGTAAGACCTATCCCACTCGCATTCCCTGCCAGTTCAACGGGAAAAACGGTTTTATTGTTTTGGACCAAATCCGCACGGTCGATCGGTCACGATTAATCCGCTGTCAGGGCAGCATTAGCCTCGCAGAGCAGGAGGCAGTTCTGGCAAAGTTGGCAGAACTATTCGCGGATTGA
- a CDS encoding sulfotransferase: protein MEVFDNTPFFIVGSDRSGTTMLRLMLNMHSRLRIPRESWFIPELMDSFSIDRPLTPQEVKDAFQLIANHRRWQEWEISNDELMAVLTNLNQPTLSELIDAIFRHCSNPLGKPRWGDKTPKYVHEVLRLHELFPNAKFIHVIRDGRDVCLSLGGVGWYGHSIEDIANYWSHSVTSGISAGNELGGKYYLQINYEDLVLKTEAMLKNICHFLGEHYEPELNHFYLKSSGEISPWEKENSIHSKVSRPPSPSDINRWKTAMSKVHLAIFEAYAGSAMDTVGQKRYFSGLLRPLPLIARTVRGSTLIQKDLKSVLPLSIRDNLRKTIKSFSQIK, encoded by the coding sequence ATGGAAGTTTTTGATAATACACCATTTTTCATAGTTGGCTCCGATCGCTCGGGCACAACCATGCTCAGATTAATGCTGAACATGCATTCTCGTTTACGCATTCCTAGAGAATCCTGGTTCATTCCTGAGCTAATGGATAGTTTTTCTATCGATCGACCTCTCACACCCCAAGAAGTCAAAGATGCCTTTCAACTAATTGCCAATCATCGTCGATGGCAAGAATGGGAGATTTCCAATGATGAATTGATGGCTGTGTTAACAAATTTAAATCAACCCACATTGTCTGAGTTGATTGATGCAATCTTCCGCCACTGTAGTAACCCACTAGGCAAACCTCGCTGGGGAGACAAGACACCTAAGTACGTTCATGAAGTGCTTCGCTTGCACGAGCTGTTCCCGAACGCCAAGTTTATACATGTCATCCGCGATGGCCGCGATGTCTGTCTTTCTTTAGGAGGAGTTGGTTGGTACGGCCACTCAATTGAGGATATCGCAAATTATTGGAGTCATTCGGTAACGTCGGGCATATCTGCGGGGAACGAGCTCGGCGGCAAGTATTATTTGCAGATAAACTATGAAGATTTAGTTCTCAAAACGGAAGCAATGCTTAAAAATATCTGTCATTTTTTGGGCGAACATTACGAGCCAGAATTAAATCACTTCTACCTCAAGTCAAGTGGCGAGATATCGCCTTGGGAAAAAGAGAACTCTATACATTCTAAGGTTAGTCGTCCCCCCAGTCCTTCAGATATTAATCGTTGGAAAACAGCGATGAGTAAAGTTCATTTGGCAATCTTTGAGGCTTACGCAGGTTCTGCCATGGATACGGTAGGTCAGAAAAGATACTTCTCTGGCCTATTGCGCCCTCTACCGTTAATTGCCAGAACGGTGCGAGGATCTACTTTGATTCAAAAAGATCTGAAATCAGTTCTTCCTCTTTCCATTAGAGATAACCTTAGAAAGACTATAAAATCATTTTCTCAAATTAAATGA
- a CDS encoding phytanoyl-CoA dioxygenase family protein, giving the protein MLTLTEKYERDGFIGPIQAFSPDRMSQLLDELERDVFAKKGIAFSRNRHLDLSSVDLLCQSSVIYESIEQILGKDLTLWRSNFFAMKQGMGLGWHQDQYNTLIEDTAKQVSVHLGITQSFPDNCLSVIPGSHKWPSSELKQKGFTLIPGTEKDSYGTPHFEREPQIEINKVPILLQPGEFIVFHPQLMHGSIDRKASNHSHEMSQRFKKTSPISKALHKLSRAMESWNDRPHSEKKNPSTVRLALGMRVTTPEVEVYPKAFQQTLPRVDKCVPLTGETKKYEDEIKNYMTTEV; this is encoded by the coding sequence ATGCTGACACTAACCGAAAAGTACGAGCGCGATGGCTTCATTGGTCCCATTCAAGCATTTAGCCCCGATCGCATGAGCCAGTTGCTTGACGAACTTGAAAGGGATGTATTTGCTAAGAAAGGAATTGCTTTCAGTCGAAATAGACATTTGGATCTCAGTTCAGTCGATCTACTTTGTCAATCATCAGTTATTTATGAAAGTATCGAGCAAATTCTTGGCAAAGATCTGACGTTGTGGAGATCCAATTTTTTTGCCATGAAACAAGGCATGGGACTAGGCTGGCATCAAGACCAATATAATACCTTAATAGAAGATACAGCCAAACAGGTTTCGGTTCACTTGGGGATTACACAATCTTTTCCCGATAACTGCCTGTCAGTCATACCGGGTTCGCACAAATGGCCATCATCTGAATTGAAGCAGAAAGGATTCACATTAATACCGGGCACTGAAAAAGATTCCTATGGAACGCCTCATTTCGAGAGAGAGCCACAGATAGAAATTAATAAGGTTCCTATTTTGCTACAACCTGGAGAGTTCATTGTTTTTCATCCCCAACTCATGCATGGATCGATCGATCGTAAGGCATCTAATCATTCTCATGAAATGAGTCAGAGGTTTAAGAAAACATCTCCAATCTCCAAAGCTTTGCACAAGCTTAGTCGGGCCATGGAATCTTGGAACGATCGGCCTCATAGCGAAAAAAAGAACCCCTCGACAGTCCGTTTGGCCTTGGGAATGCGGGTCACAACGCCAGAGGTTGAAGTATATCCAAAGGCATTCCAACAGACTCTACCAAGAGTTGATAAATGTGTCCCCCTCACAGGAGAAACCAAGAAGTACGAAGATGAAATCAAAAATTACATGACAACAGAGGTGTGA
- a CDS encoding ATP-binding protein, translating into MSTGSTITVDQDKYLEEVISQFKQTTRLTQVAYDTKERSEGNYLIIYLHNPTDRFFKLLEQGLDTLPEENPYKKRTTIKKRVSKSSNRLQLPETQFLRTVLSESLTVTEHSFADDFFTRYIRSVSGDEEQIISQGNHIVYGRRGAGKSSLLAYLMHRLRQLPSPYAWVTIQTYSGRKDISTISEVLIDIIDQLKRYASDKSGFDALLINLEEILDKNDDELIEQLNRLIPRIRRAFGKIVSESGIFVFLDDIHVISEVLQPILLDKLYSICRGNRVFLKISGIEQFVKLRDPASRQGLETPGDIQVIRLDYNLTMPDKSKNHIQEILNSHATYCGLQSVDYICGKGVIDRLVWVAAGVPRDALYLFARAISESSVKGNKKVSVTSVNVAASEMTEEKLRDIKIDASGKYEEVNQLLESIRNFCVTEKRKNVFLVEIQNESPAFHKIEELIALRLLHILSSGFTPKEVGRRYMALMLDYGFYVGLRTAKSIDLFAKEPKPLQAQELRKFPRFKLPTAG; encoded by the coding sequence ATGAGTACAGGTTCAACAATAACGGTAGACCAGGACAAATATTTAGAAGAAGTAATAAGCCAATTCAAGCAAACAACCCGACTGACTCAGGTTGCATATGATACAAAAGAACGATCTGAAGGCAACTATCTGATTATCTACCTACACAATCCAACTGATCGCTTCTTTAAGTTACTTGAGCAAGGTTTAGACACCTTACCCGAAGAAAACCCCTATAAGAAAAGAACGACAATCAAGAAAAGGGTATCAAAATCTAGCAATCGACTTCAATTGCCAGAAACGCAATTTTTGAGAACGGTTCTATCTGAGAGTCTTACTGTAACTGAACACAGCTTTGCCGATGATTTTTTTACAAGATATATTAGGTCGGTGTCTGGAGATGAGGAACAAATTATAAGTCAAGGAAATCATATTGTTTATGGACGAAGAGGGGCGGGAAAATCAAGCCTTCTAGCCTACTTGATGCATAGGCTACGTCAATTGCCTTCTCCTTATGCCTGGGTAACAATACAAACTTACAGTGGACGAAAGGATATATCGACTATATCTGAAGTGCTGATTGATATCATAGATCAATTGAAGAGATATGCTTCCGATAAAAGTGGGTTTGACGCATTATTAATTAATCTTGAAGAGATTCTTGACAAAAACGATGATGAGTTGATTGAGCAACTTAACCGATTGATTCCTCGGATAAGGAGAGCTTTTGGTAAAATTGTCTCAGAGAGCGGAATATTTGTTTTTCTGGATGATATACATGTTATTTCAGAAGTACTTCAGCCTATCTTGTTAGATAAACTATATTCTATCTGTCGAGGGAACCGAGTCTTCTTGAAAATTTCTGGTATTGAGCAGTTTGTTAAATTACGAGACCCCGCTTCACGCCAAGGACTTGAGACGCCAGGTGACATTCAAGTAATTCGGCTAGATTACAATCTAACGATGCCAGATAAATCCAAGAATCATATTCAGGAAATCTTAAATTCACATGCAACTTATTGTGGCCTTCAAAGTGTAGATTATATTTGTGGAAAGGGTGTAATAGATCGTTTGGTCTGGGTGGCAGCAGGGGTTCCACGCGATGCGCTCTATTTGTTCGCTAGGGCAATTAGTGAGTCTAGTGTAAAAGGCAATAAAAAGGTTTCTGTTACTAGTGTGAATGTCGCTGCGTCTGAAATGACCGAAGAGAAACTCCGAGATATTAAGATTGATGCTTCCGGTAAATATGAGGAGGTCAATCAGCTCCTAGAGTCAATTCGAAACTTCTGTGTTACCGAGAAACGTAAAAATGTCTTCCTGGTAGAGATTCAAAATGAAAGTCCAGCTTTTCATAAAATTGAGGAGTTGATAGCTCTACGTCTCCTTCATATTTTATCTTCTGGCTTTACGCCGAAAGAGGTTGGCAGACGTTATATGGCTCTTATGCTAGATTACGGATTTTACGTAGGCCTACGTACTGCAAAGAGTATAGACCTATTTGCAAAAGAGCCTAAGCCCTTACAAGCTCAAGAGCTACGAAAATTCCCTAGATTTAAACTGCCTACGGCTGGTTGA
- a CDS encoding ABC transporter ATP-binding protein yields the protein MKEPILSVRDLKIAFRSHDRLTTAVNQLDFDLASGQTLGIVGESGSGKTVTSLAIMGLLPPATTQISGAAYLRDRPDSDARVNLLELSSEQMRAYRGDRIAMVFQEPTSALNPVYTCGFQVIETIVANENVSQAEARQRTLDLFREVQLPDPERILNRYPHQLSGGQMQRVTIAIALSCNPEILIADEPTTALDVTVQAEILRLLEALQQRRNMAILFITHDLGVIADIADSVVVMYRGQRVERGTVSNIFHNPQSPYTKGLLTCRPSLDRRMKVLPTTADFMEVKERSDGTLDIVEKRAGSVRQALLDAEMSRSELEVRLARLRTQKPLLQVRHLKTYFPVRQGVFGRQTGVVKAVDDVSFDLYPGETLGLVGESGCGKSTLGRSILQLIRPTAGEVIYDGDDLATLSDRRLRSLRKHLQIIFQDPFSSLDPRMSVGASVMEPMDLHGIGRNRAERRQKAAELLEKVGLDGSVLRRMPHEFSGGQRQRVCIARALASSPQLIICDESVSALDVSVQAQVLNLLKDLQAEFELSYLFISHDLSVVKFISDRIMVMNRGRIEEIATADDLYTNPQNDYTRSLISAIPGASLAQI from the coding sequence ATGAAAGAGCCAATCTTGAGCGTGCGCGATTTAAAGATTGCATTTCGATCGCACGATCGCCTCACAACAGCCGTCAACCAACTGGATTTCGACCTAGCCTCCGGTCAGACCTTAGGCATCGTGGGAGAATCGGGCTCGGGCAAAACAGTGACATCGCTGGCCATTATGGGTCTGTTGCCCCCTGCCACCACGCAAATTTCTGGTGCAGCTTACTTGCGCGATCGCCCCGACAGCGATGCGAGGGTCAATCTGTTAGAACTCAGCTCCGAACAGATGCGCGCCTACCGAGGCGATCGCATTGCCATGGTGTTTCAAGAACCCACGAGCGCCCTCAACCCCGTCTACACCTGCGGCTTTCAAGTCATCGAAACCATTGTTGCCAATGAAAACGTCAGTCAGGCCGAGGCTCGACAGCGCACCCTCGACCTGTTTCGCGAAGTCCAACTCCCCGACCCCGAGCGCATCTTAAATCGCTATCCCCACCAACTGTCGGGGGGACAAATGCAGCGGGTCACCATTGCGATCGCCCTCTCGTGCAATCCCGAAATCCTCATAGCCGACGAGCCCACCACCGCCCTGGATGTTACCGTGCAAGCGGAGATCCTGCGACTGCTAGAGGCACTACAGCAGCGACGCAATATGGCGATTTTATTTATCACCCACGATTTGGGTGTGATTGCCGATATTGCCGACTCGGTGGTGGTGATGTATCGCGGTCAGCGGGTGGAACGGGGCACGGTCTCCAACATCTTTCACAATCCCCAAAGTCCCTACACCAAAGGATTACTCACCTGCCGCCCCTCCCTCGATCGGCGCATGAAAGTGCTGCCCACCACCGCCGATTTCATGGAGGTAAAAGAACGGTCCGACGGGACCCTCGACATTGTGGAGAAACGGGCCGGTTCGGTGCGTCAGGCGCTCCTGGATGCCGAAATGAGCCGCAGCGAACTGGAGGTGCGACTGGCTCGTTTGCGAACCCAAAAGCCTCTGCTGCAGGTGCGCCACCTCAAAACCTATTTCCCCGTGCGGCAAGGGGTGTTCGGTCGCCAAACCGGCGTTGTCAAAGCCGTTGACGATGTCAGTTTCGATTTGTATCCGGGGGAAACGTTGGGCTTGGTGGGGGAATCTGGCTGCGGCAAATCCACCTTGGGGCGATCGATTCTGCAGTTGATTCGGCCCACGGCGGGAGAAGTCATCTACGACGGCGATGACCTCGCGACCCTCTCCGATCGCCGCCTGCGATCGCTGCGCAAACACCTGCAAATTATTTTCCAAGATCCCTTTAGCTCCCTCGATCCCCGCATGTCGGTGGGGGCGTCGGTGATGGAGCCGATGGATTTGCACGGCATTGGCCGCAATCGCGCCGAACGTCGCCAAAAGGCCGCCGAACTATTGGAGAAAGTGGGTCTAGACGGTTCGGTGTTGCGCCGCATGCCCCACGAGTTTTCGGGCGGACAGCGGCAGCGCGTATGTATTGCCCGCGCTCTGGCTTCGTCTCCTCAGTTAATTATCTGTGACGAGTCGGTGTCGGCGCTAGATGTTTCGGTGCAGGCGCAGGTGCTCAATCTCCTCAAAGATTTGCAAGCGGAGTTCGAGCTCAGCTACCTGTTTATTTCCCACGATTTGAGTGTGGTCAAGTTTATTAGCGATCGCATTATGGTGATGAATCGCGGTCGCATCGAAGAAATTGCGACTGCCGACGATCTCTACACCAACCCTCAAAACGACTACACCCGCAGCTTGATTTCGGCAATACCCGGTGCGTCACTCGCCCAAATCTAA
- a CDS encoding RNA methyltransferase, with protein MIEPVGLREMQVFWLRLGKRMGMSMDDRTLEALIDYFAQFVTEHKRSRMEEVLAQRTRHIAVVVEDILKPHNASAVVRSCDCFGVQDFHVVENRYEYDVNPSVSRGASKWVDVIRYRQPEVNNTETCFGWLKERGYTIYATTPHGDSMQLPEVGVGGKVALLFGNELEGASEYALQYADRRLAIPMYGFTESFNLSVSAAICLYDLTCKLRASGVDWRLSDREVKEIKLRWYKRLVKHAERLQEQFLKVPTPSSSRQFGRGESSVL; from the coding sequence TTGATTGAGCCTGTAGGCTTGCGAGAGATGCAGGTATTCTGGCTTAGGCTGGGGAAACGCATGGGGATGTCAATGGACGATCGCACGTTAGAGGCTCTGATTGATTATTTTGCGCAGTTTGTGACGGAGCACAAGCGATCGCGGATGGAGGAGGTGTTGGCCCAGCGCACCCGCCACATTGCGGTGGTGGTGGAGGATATTCTAAAACCCCACAATGCCAGTGCAGTGGTGCGCAGTTGCGATTGTTTTGGGGTGCAGGATTTTCACGTGGTGGAGAATCGCTACGAGTACGATGTCAATCCGTCGGTGTCGCGGGGGGCGTCGAAGTGGGTGGATGTGATTCGCTATCGGCAGCCGGAGGTGAATAACACGGAGACTTGTTTTGGCTGGTTGAAGGAGCGGGGATATACGATTTATGCGACTACACCTCATGGGGACAGTATGCAGTTGCCGGAGGTGGGGGTGGGGGGAAAGGTGGCATTGCTGTTTGGCAATGAGTTGGAGGGGGCGAGCGAGTATGCTCTGCAGTATGCCGATCGCCGTTTGGCGATTCCGATGTATGGGTTTACGGAGAGTTTTAATTTGTCGGTGAGTGCGGCGATTTGTCTGTACGATTTGACCTGCAAGTTGCGGGCTTCTGGGGTGGATTGGCGGTTGAGCGATCGCGAGGTGAAGGAGATTAAGTTGCGCTGGTACAAGCGGTTGGTGAAGCATGCGGAGCGTTTGCAGGAGCAGTTTTTAAAGGTCCCCACCCCTAGCTCCTCTCGCCAGTTTGGGCGAGGAGAGTCATCTGTGCTCTGA
- a CDS encoding glutathione S-transferase family protein gives MNQTQHSRPHRQKKGKSLPPNAIIGLGKFVWTAMWKTMMSSLAPSDRKGAFVRAPSQFRAVIENSAGHPFPPAAGRYRLYVGSSCPWAHRTLLVRALKGLEDTIAVTIAAADASRGGWALSDDPEGCRSLAELYQLAERGYSGRCTVPVLWDCEQKAIVNNESSEIIEILNAAFNDFADRPDLDLYPEALREDCDRWNERIYDTVNNGVYRCGFAQTQAAYDTACSELFETLEAIELALSKQRYLCGDRLTLADVRLFTTSIRFDVVYHGLFKCNRKRIRDYLHLWGYVRELYQLPGIAETCDFEAFNRDYYGALFPLNPGGIIPIGPALDDLLQPHGRDAMPSMSSFNLRK, from the coding sequence ATGAATCAAACCCAACATTCCCGCCCGCACCGCCAGAAGAAGGGCAAATCCTTACCCCCTAACGCCATCATCGGTCTCGGCAAGTTCGTGTGGACCGCGATGTGGAAAACCATGATGTCGAGCTTGGCCCCCTCCGATCGCAAGGGCGCATTTGTACGAGCCCCCAGCCAATTTCGCGCTGTTATCGAGAACTCAGCAGGTCATCCCTTTCCTCCAGCCGCCGGTCGATATCGCCTTTACGTCGGCTCCAGTTGTCCTTGGGCGCACCGAACCTTATTGGTCAGGGCGCTGAAAGGCTTAGAGGACACGATTGCGGTGACAATCGCCGCTGCCGATGCCAGCCGAGGAGGATGGGCCTTGTCTGACGATCCCGAGGGATGCCGGTCGCTGGCAGAGCTGTATCAGTTGGCGGAACGGGGCTATAGCGGACGCTGCACGGTGCCGGTGTTGTGGGATTGCGAGCAAAAGGCGATCGTCAATAACGAGAGCTCGGAGATTATCGAGATCTTGAATGCAGCCTTTAATGACTTTGCCGATCGCCCCGATTTGGATCTCTATCCCGAAGCGTTAAGAGAGGATTGCGATCGCTGGAACGAGCGCATTTATGACACAGTCAATAACGGCGTATATCGCTGCGGGTTTGCCCAAACTCAAGCGGCTTACGACACTGCCTGCAGCGAATTATTTGAGACTTTGGAGGCGATCGAGCTCGCCCTCTCCAAGCAGCGATACTTATGCGGCGATCGCCTCACCTTGGCTGACGTGCGCTTGTTCACGACCTCGATCCGCTTCGATGTGGTGTACCACGGTCTGTTCAAATGCAATCGCAAGCGCATTCGAGATTATCTTCATCTGTGGGGATATGTCCGCGAACTCTATCAGTTACCGGGCATTGCAGAAACCTGCGATTTTGAGGCTTTCAATCGAGACTATTACGGTGCCCTATTTCCGTTAAATCCAGGCGGAATCATCCCTATCGGTCCCGCGTTGGACGATTTACTTCAACCCCACGGTCGGGATGCAATGCCGTCTATGTCTTCATTTAATTTGAGAAAATGA
- a CDS encoding glycosyltransferase family 2 protein produces MTSSLQRPVVSAIVPAYNASQYIEECIQSVLDQTEDNLEIVIVDDASSDNTVSVIQQFKDERIRLFCLERNRGVSAARNFAIAQARGEWVALLDADDFWKPSRIQELLIQAQKSDVDAIADNIILYGRKLSRNNFKAHKLLFSDSFFEAEPYFLTAKEFIIGNMPGPGNPMMGLIKPIFKKEFLAENNITFNEEIAYCEDTLFYFEALMNGAKLQVVPQAYYFYRRHESSTTRSREAMLGLRQRISSSLYLKKKYRDSTIISAIDRRHRALMRIYAYHAVKENTRNRRLTEIVRDFRGDPIQFFLYFLHTLNLLSYRWKKRFFL; encoded by the coding sequence GTGACTTCTTCCTTACAAAGACCAGTAGTCTCTGCGATCGTTCCCGCCTACAATGCCAGTCAATATATTGAGGAATGTATTCAGTCGGTACTCGATCAAACTGAGGATAATCTTGAAATAGTTATTGTTGATGATGCATCAAGTGACAATACAGTTAGCGTCATACAGCAGTTTAAGGATGAGCGCATCCGTCTCTTCTGTTTGGAACGCAACCGCGGTGTCTCAGCAGCACGAAACTTTGCGATAGCACAAGCGCGAGGGGAATGGGTTGCTTTATTGGATGCTGATGACTTCTGGAAACCTTCTAGAATCCAAGAGCTATTGATTCAAGCCCAAAAGTCGGATGTTGATGCGATCGCAGATAACATTATCCTATACGGTAGAAAATTATCGAGAAACAACTTTAAGGCCCATAAACTTCTCTTTTCTGATAGCTTTTTTGAGGCCGAGCCCTACTTTCTGACAGCCAAAGAATTTATCATAGGCAATATGCCCGGTCCTGGCAATCCAATGATGGGTCTCATCAAGCCCATCTTTAAAAAAGAGTTCCTAGCCGAAAATAATATCACCTTTAACGAAGAGATCGCTTATTGCGAAGATACACTATTTTATTTTGAGGCTTTGATGAATGGTGCAAAGCTACAAGTTGTACCTCAAGCTTACTATTTTTATCGCAGACACGAATCGAGCACAACCCGTTCAAGAGAAGCAATGTTAGGGTTGCGGCAAAGAATATCGTCTAGTTTATATCTTAAGAAGAAATATAGAGACAGTACTATTATTTCAGCCATCGATCGAAGACATCGAGCTTTAATGCGTATCTATGCCTATCATGCAGTCAAAGAAAATACTCGCAATCGTCGATTGACAGAGATCGTTAGAGATTTTAGAGGCGATCCAATTCAATTTTTCCTTTATTTTTTACATACTTTAAACTTGCTTTCTTATCGATGGAAGAAGAGATTTTTTTTATAA
- a CDS encoding Uma2 family endonuclease → MQSPTATSPLEAFLQQPNIEASPAWEFFHGRAQQKPIPTLFHSRLQHNLVNAINNQTKAYEAIQELRCIVPPFSPVPDIAVVKIDRLSQEDGPLQGPPDWLIEIRSPEQSTLDLQSKVLHCLSNGTELVWLIDIQRQQIWVWQDRELPMIYSGTDVLPTLGSISNLTVATAIAMTQQQ, encoded by the coding sequence ATGCAATCTCCTACCGCAACTAGCCCCTTAGAAGCTTTTCTTCAGCAACCCAACATTGAAGCGTCTCCTGCATGGGAGTTCTTTCACGGACGCGCCCAACAGAAGCCCATACCAACGCTTTTTCACTCCCGCCTCCAACACAACCTCGTTAACGCGATTAACAATCAAACCAAAGCCTACGAAGCTATCCAAGAACTCCGCTGCATCGTCCCACCCTTCTCTCCCGTACCTGACATTGCGGTTGTTAAGATCGATCGTCTCTCACAGGAGGATGGTCCGTTGCAAGGCCCACCGGACTGGCTGATTGAAATTCGCTCCCCCGAGCAAAGCACATTGGATCTACAGAGTAAAGTTCTGCACTGTTTGAGCAACGGGACTGAGCTCGTCTGGCTCATCGATATTCAGCGCCAGCAAATTTGGGTTTGGCAGGATCGAGAGCTACCCATGATTTATTCCGGTACTGACGTACTTCCCACCCTCGGCAGCATTTCAAACTTGACTGTGGCAACTGCGATCGCAATGACCCAGCAGCAATGA